GGGGAAAATTTCTCccccgacgggtaaacggggatggggatggggaagcattccccatccccgttccccgcggggacccgttaaacttacatgtgacgatgttttcatataatagttaatgatacaaaataaataattatcttgCCAAGAGATCACTAGTTGTACAAATGCGTTCATTTTaatgtacacataatgatttttacatctaacaatgtgtataagtgaaaatgttttacattaataacaaatTAAGTATgatctaattataatttaagcggggacggggatccccgatggggatttatccccgcgggtaacggggatggggaagaaatgtcccccgcaagcgttcgtggggatccccgcggGGAAGTTTTTTCGTCgtggggacggggatggggagccaaaacccgacggggaattccccgttgccatctctacccTAATCTGACAGAAATGCTGCCTGCCGTGCCGCAGGCCCAGCACGCAGTATCGCCGAGCCGGATTGGGTTGCGCCTTGCGCGCGCCGAACGGCCGAAGCGAGAGCATGGTGTTCCAGACGCTTCCGGCGTGGCGGCGGCCACCCGGCCGGCGCAGGGGCGCGGCACGTCGCGACTCGCTCGAGTGGGACCGTGAACCGCGTCCAGCTCTGAGCCTGAGCCCTGAGCCTGAGCCTGAGCCAAGCCAACAAAGGCGCTGCGCACCGGGCTGACACGCGGGGCCCTcgtcccgcccggctcggcccacgaaccgcccgcccgcccgctctCCGCAGTCTGCATGCCGGTCGCGGGGGCGCCCGGCCTCCGCGTGTCCCCCGAGCGCCTGCTGCGTGGAGGTGAGCCCGGGCGGCGCGAGCCTCTCCGACACGTGGCGGCCGCGCACGGGCGAGGCGGGCTCCACAGGGCGCGACGGGGGTGGCCGCCTGCCCGCGAGGCGGCGCGGGAGATATTTAAATTCTGGCTTTCCCTTGGGGCACTTGGCACCGCTCCTCCGCCGTTCAACCCTCTTCTCGCCTGATCGCCTCCCGCACGTACCTCTCTATATTTGTTTCTCCCATCCATGCGAAGCTCCGGCATCTAGCTAGCAGGTCGCTCGATCGCCATGTCCGACGATAGCGACGGCCAGCGGCAATGCCGCCGGGGCGTCACCGTCGACGTCGAGCTCGGCGCCGCCATGGCGCTTGCCGACATGGCCGGGGTCGCCGGACCGGGCGGCGAACAGCCGCCGCCCGTGCGGCGCGCTACTCCCGCTCCTTCTGCTCACCAGGTGAATGATTACAACCGCCGTCGCCGTCACCGTCGCAGCGCTTTGCTTGCTCTATTAAGATTTAATCGTAACTCCTAACTAACGTACGAATAACTCTCCACGACCGGCGACCAGGAGGACGAGGCGAGCACGCGGCTGAGCCTGGAGCTAGGGGAGGTGAGCATCCAGGCCTCCCCGTGCTCCAGCAGCTCCAGCTTTGGCGggcacccgccgccgccgccgtcccacCAGGCGGCGTACCAGCAGCCCGCCGTACCGGAGCCAGCGACGACTGGCTACGGACCCCGGCCCCGGCACGCGGTCACCGAGGTATGTAAGTAAGTACCTAGCTGCTCGCCCGTGCTTCGCGGCCGGCACAATCGCGCGCGACTCCGTAACCGACCGCCGTCTTCACCACCGTGCGTGACAGGCCGAGAAGGAGGCGAAGCGGCTGCGGCGCGTGCTGGCCAACCGCGAGTCCGCCCGCCAGACCATCCTCCGCCGCCAGGCCATCCGGGACGAGCTCGCCAGGAAGGTCGCCGACCTGTCGTCGCAGAACGAGAGCATGAAGAAGGTAGGTACCACCGCACcttgctcggcggcggcggcatcTGGTGTAATGTCGTCTTCACGTACGCCGCTCTTTCGATCGAGTTGCACTGATGAGCCGACGGCCACGGTGCAGGAGAAGGACGTGGTCATGGAGGAGTACCTGTCGCTCAAGGAGGCGAACAAGCAGCTCAAAGAAGAGGCACATCGCTTTCCTACCTTTCATGCTCGATCTATACTTGAATAAAATCTCTGCGTAATCCTGTACTTGACTCGGCAGATGACGTAGCATCACTCACCTGGTTTACTACGATTATAGTAACGATGTTGCCATTGTTAGGCAGACAACCTCTCTACTTGTTCCCCTCAAACGAGGACACATGTGCGCATGACTTGCACTGCACTTTTTCGCCTTTCCTGTTTCTGCCCACCACTACCAGTGCTCTACTCATGCCGTACACCTGGCTCCTGCTGCTAGTCGTGTTCGAATTGCATGTTCTTGTGCAGAGGCGTGCGTGAGGACTGAGGACACGTCGGTGGATTTCATCGCTTTCTCCGACTGGTCTTGGCGCCGTCAACACAAGCTAATAACACGGACGTGTGCTCATTCAATTCTCCGCGCGCAGGTGGCGAAGACGTCCAGGAAGCCGGCGATGccagcgcagcagcaggcggcaGAATCCTTGGTGccggcgccgccgcggccggggttCCTGTACTCAGCGGCACCGCCGGCACCAGTGCCGGTGCCCTATGTCTGGGGCTCCTGGCCGC
This portion of the Zea mays cultivar B73 chromosome 2, Zm-B73-REFERENCE-NAM-5.0, whole genome shotgun sequence genome encodes:
- the LOC103647074 gene encoding G-box-binding factor 1, with the protein product MSDDSDGQRQCRRGVTVDVELGAAMALADMAGVAGPGGEQPPPVRRATPAPSAHQEDEASTRLSLELGEVSIQASPCSSSSSFGGHPPPPPSHQAAYQQPAVPEPATTGYGPRPRHAVTEAEKEAKRLRRVLANRESARQTILRRQAIRDELARKVADLSSQNESMKKEKDVVMEEYLSLKEANKQLKEEAHRFPTFHARSILE